The following are from one region of the Hemitrygon akajei chromosome 6, sHemAka1.3, whole genome shotgun sequence genome:
- the LOC140729801 gene encoding probable G-protein coupled receptor 139, translating into MRLVRPSLTAIGFYGDKPTFLRLRTFKVYTTSVAPNREIRETHRVIEAYNTPAGAFNQNKVYCKHALKELFVNLVTIVILSRGKCGLSKGVTRYLVAMATADLLVIVLDLILKQIPIVFSRAFQDVLAIHLCNIHAVLLYAATDCSVWFTVSFTFDRFVAIYCSKLKTKFCTERMAAGIIGTIALLFSVKDLFWYFMYTSEYALIRIPWFCIITFSVMLSPVWTAVEFLHYVFTPLIPFILILVFNALIVKHIVVTIRIRKALRVPVGGESQSDPEAKSRRKSITLLFLISGNFILLWAPYLVGTMQTRIILLDWNDKRHTSLILLELGFMLQLLSCCTNTFIYVVTQTKFREELRNGMRYPFIALCSKIK; encoded by the exons TGAAATACGAGAgacacatagagtcatagaagcaTACAACACACCTGCGGGTGCCTTTAATCAGAACAAGGTTTATTGCAAGCACGCTCTGAAGGAACTGTTTG TGAACCTGGTGACCATTGTGATTCTGTCTCGGGGTAAGTGTGGCCTCTCCAAGGGAGTCACGCGTTACCTGGTGGCTATGGCAACGGCGGACCTGCTGGTCATCGTCCTCGATCTGATCCTGAAGCAGATTCCTATTGTTTTCTCGAGAGCCTTTCAAGATGTGTTGGCCATACACCTGTGCAACATCCACGCCGTCCTCCTCTACGCTGCCaccgactgttctgtctggtttaccGTCTCCTTCACCTTCGACCGATTTGTGGCAATTTACTGCAGTAAACTGAAGACTAAATTCTGCACCGAGAGGATGGCAGCCGGGATTATCGGGACCATCGCCTTGCTGTTCAGTGTGAAGGACCTGTTTTGGTATTTCATGTACACAAGCGAATATGCACTGATTAGAATTCCCTGGTTCTGCATTATTACATTCAGTGTGATGCTTTCCCCAGTGTGGACAGCCGTTGAATTCCTCCATTACGTCTTCACCCCATTAATCCCGTTCATTCTCATTTTGGTCTTCAACGCGCTAATCGTCAAACACATTGTGGTCACCATCAGAATCCGCAAGGCACTCCGGGTTCCGGTCGGCGGGGAGAGTCAGAGCGACCCCGAAGCGAAGAGTAGGAGGAAGTCCATCACTCTGCTCTTCCTGATCTCGGGgaacttcatcctcctgtgggctcCCTATCTGGTGGGCACGATGCAGACACGAATTATTCTACTGGACTGGAATGATAAGAGACATACATCGCTCATCCTGTTGGAACTCGGATTCATGCTGCAgctcctcagctgctgtaccaaTACTTTCATTTACGTCGTGACACAGACGAAGTTCAGGGAAGAGCTGAGGAACGGGATGAGATATCCCTTCATCGCGCTTTGCAGCAAAATAAAATAA